Proteins from one Bos indicus x Bos taurus breed Angus x Brahman F1 hybrid chromosome 19, Bos_hybrid_MaternalHap_v2.0, whole genome shotgun sequence genomic window:
- the ZBTB4 gene encoding zinc finger and BTB domain-containing protein 4 isoform X2 yields MPPPAEVTDPSHAPAVLRQLNEQRLRGLFCDVTLIAGDTKFPAHRSVLAASSPFFREALLASAPLPLPPITGGSAPNPTTTTAASSSSSSSSSPSPASPSASSPPRVLELPGVPAAAFSDVLNFIYSARLALPGGGGDGAAVAEIGALGRRLGISRLQGLGEGGDAWVPPAPVPMATSQPEEDSFGPGPRPAGEWEGDRAEAQGPDSQPALSRRPLPCPRCGKSFIHPKRLQTHEAQCRREASARGSAGLGARGSVPSGPAGVDASALPPAVGFRGGPEHVVKVVGGHVLYVCAACERSYVTLSSLKRHSNVHSWRRKYPCRYCEKVFALAEYRTKHEVWHTGERRYQCIFCWETFVTYYNLKTHQRAFHGISPSLLASEKTPNGGYKPKLNTLKLYRLLPMRAAKRPYKTYSQGAPEAPLSPSLNTAAPVAMPASSPPGPAPAPEPGPPPSVITFAHPAPSVIVHGGSSSGGAGSGPASTGGAQAASVITYTAPPRPPKKREYPPPPPEPAAAPTSPATAGSPATAAGPATAMEEAKGRNPRATRTLTYTAKPAGGIGGGAGPPAGPGRGPSQLQAPPPLCQITVRIGEEAIVKRRISETDLRPGELSGEEMEESEEEEEDEEEEEEEEEEGQGESKAGGEDQLWRPYYSYKPKRKAGAVAPASSGGSGMPRSRRPPRWRQKLERRSWEETPAADGPTGRARGERRHRCEDCAQTFASLRKLRKHQESHSGGPHSSRSGRKPSTRLTCPHCAKVCKTAAALSRHGQRHAAERPGGTPTPVIAYSKGSTGARAGEIKEEAPQEMQVSSSSGEAGGGGGSAPAEEASEPASLQDPVISGGEEPSVGAGGATYAYPPVQEFPLALIGSGRESGSGRGKGGSEGPGGAGGGDRMEAMGAAKVTFYPEPYPLVYGPQLLAAYPYNFSNLAALPVALNMVLPDEKGGGALPFLPGVFGYAVNPQAAAPTPPTPPPPTLPPPVAPKGEGERAGVERTQKGDVG; encoded by the exons ATGCCACCCCCAGCAGAGGTGACAGACCCATCCCATGCGCCCGCCGTTCTGCGCCAGCTCAATGAACAGCGGCTTCGCGGCCTCTTCTGTGACGTCACCCTCATAGCCGGAGATACCAAGTTCCCCGCTCACCGCAGCGTTCTGGCTGCTTCTAGTCCCTTCTTCAGAGAGGCACTGCTGGCTTCAGCTCCACTGCCCCTCCCACCCATCACTGGGGGCTCAGCCcccaaccccaccaccaccacagcgg cctcctcctcctcctcttcctcctcctctccctctccagctTCACCTTCAGCTTCATCCCCACCTCGGGTCCTGGAGCTGCCTGGGGTCCCAGCAGCTGCCTTCTCTGATGTCCTCAATTTCATCTACAGTGCCCGGCTGGCATTGCCTGGTGGTGGAGGGGACGGGGCAGCTGTGGCAGAGATCGGTGCTCTGGGACGGCGTCTGGGCATCTCCCGCctgcagggcctgggggaggggggtgatGCCTGGGTGCCTCCTGCTCCAGTTCCCATGGCCACCTCACAGCCTGAGGAGGACAGCTTTGGGCCTGGGCCTAGGCCagctggggagtgggagggggacAGGGCTGAGGCCCAGGGCCCTGACTCACAGCCTGCCTTGTCCCGgcggcccctcccctgcccccgatGTGGGAAAAGCTTCATCCATCCCAAGCGGCTACAGACCCATGAGGCCCAGTGCCGGAGGGAGGCCAGCGCTCGGGGGTCCGCAGGGCTGGGAGCCAGGGGTTCTGTCCCCAGTGGCCCTGCAGGAGTGGACGCCTCAGCCCTGCCCCCAGCGGTAGGCTTCCGAGGTGGTCCTGAGCACGTGGTGAAGGTGGTGGGTGGCCACGTGCTCTATGTGTGCGCGGCCTGTGAGCGTTCCTACGTGACCCTGTCCAGCCTAAAGCGGCACAGCAACGTACACTCATGGCGGAGGAAGTACCCCTGCCGCTACTGCGAGAAGGTGTTCGCACTGGCTGAGTACCGAACCAAACACGAGGTGTGGCACACCGGGGAGCGCAG GTACCAGTGCATCTTCTGCTGGGAGACCTTTGTCACTTACTATAACCTGAAGACCCACCAGCGAGCCTTCCACGGCATTAGCCCAAGCCTCCTGGCCAGCGAGAAGACGCCCAATGGAGGCTATAAGCCCAAGCTCAATACCCTCAAGCTGTACCGCCTGCTCCCCATGCGGGCGGCCAAGCGGCCCTACAAGACCTACAGCCAGGGAGCCCCCGAGGCCCCCCTCTCTCCAAGCCTCAACACAGCGGCCCCTGTGGCGATGCCAGCCAGCTCGCCACCCGGACCCGCACCTGCCCCAGAGCCTGGCCCCCCACCATCTGTCATCACTTTTGCCCACCCGGCTCCCTCAGTCATTGTACATGGGGGCAGCAGCAGTGGTGGAGCAGGGAGTGGGCCGGCCAGCACAGGGGGGGCCCAAGCCGCCTCAGTCATCACTTACACTGCTCCCCCACGGCCCCCCAAAAAACGTGAGTACCCACCTCCTCCCCCCGAACCTGCAGCCGCACCAACCAGCCCAGCCACAGCAGGCAGCCCAGCCACAGCCGCAGGGCCCGCCACAGCCATGGAGGAGGCCAAGGGCCGGAACCCACGGGCCACGAGGACTCTGACGTACACGGCCAAGCCAGCTGGCGGGATTGGCGGGGGCGCGGGTCCCCCTGCAGGGCCTGGCCGGGGCCCCTCTCAGCTCCAGGCTCCACCGCCACTGTGTCAGATCACTGTGCGAATCGGTGAGGAGGCGATTGTCAAGCGCCGCATCTCAGAAACAGACCTGCGTCCCGGGGAGCTAAGCGGCGAGGAGATGGAGGAgagcgaggaggaggaggaggacgaggaagaggaagaggaggaggaggaggaggggcagggggagtCCAAGGCTGGCGGGGAGGACCAGCTCTGGAGGCCCTACTACTCCTACAAGCCCAAGCGCAAGGCTGGAGCTGTGGCCCCGGCTAGCAGCGGGGGCAGCGGGATGCCCAGAAGCCGCCGGCCACCTCGCTGGAGACAGAAGCTGGAAcggaggagctgggaggagacCCCAGCAGCCGACGGCCCCACGGGGCGTGCCCGTGGTGAGAGGAGACACCGCTGTGAGGACTGTGCCCAGACATTTGCCAGCCTGAGGAAGCTGCGCAAGCACCAGGAGTCCCACAGCGGGGGCCCCCACAGCTCCCGGTCTGGACGGAAGCCCTCCACCCGCCTCACCTGCCCTCACTGCGCCAAGGTGTGCAAGACGGCCGCTGCCCTGAGCCGCCATGGGCAGAGGCACGCCGCCGAGCGACCCGGGGGCACCCCCACGCCTGTCATTGCCTACTCAAAGGGCAGCACTGGTGCCAGAGCCGGGGAGATTAAGGAGGAGGCCCCCCAAGAGATGCAGGTCTCTTCCTCCAGCGGGGAGGCAGGTGGTGGAGGCGGGAGTGCTCCTGCTGAGGAAGCTTCTGAGCCTGCCTCGCTCCAGGACCCTGTCATCTCAGGAGGGGAGGAGCCCTCcgtgggggcaggaggggccaCCTATGCATACCCACCTGTGCAGGAATTTCCACTGGCTCTGATTGGGAGCGGCCGGGAATCAGGCAGTGGCAGGGGAAAAGGTGGGAGTGAGGGGCCAGGTGGGGCTGGCGGGGGAGACCGGATGGAGGCGATGGGAGCTGCCAAAGTCACCTTCTACCCTGAGCCCTACCCACTCGTCTATGGTCCCCAGCTCCTCGCCGCCTACCCTTACAACTTCAGCAACCTGGCCGCTCTCCCGGTCGCTCTTAACATGGTCCTACCTGATGAGAAGGGTGGGGGGGCCCTTCCCTTCCTACCAGGGGTCTTTGGCTACGCAGTCAATCCTCAAGCAGCAGCCCctacccccccaaccccaccacccCCAACTCTTCCTCCACCGGTTGCCcccaagggagaaggggagagggcaggggttGAAAGAACCCAGAAGGGAGATGTGGGGTGA
- the FGF11 gene encoding fibroblast growth factor 11 isoform X3 — protein sequence MAALASSLIRQKREVREPGGSRPVSAQRRVCPRGTKSLCQKQLLILLSKVRLCGGRPARTDRGPAHFNLIPVGLRVVTIQSAKLGHYMAMNAEGLLYSSPHFTAECRFKECVFENYYVLYASALYRQRRSGRAWYLGLDKEGRVMKGNRVKKTKAAAHFVPKLLEVAMYREPSLHSVPETSPSSPPAP from the exons ATGGCGGCACTGGCCAGTAGCCTGATTCGGCAGAAGCGGGAGGTCCGCGAGCCCGGGGGCAGCCGGCCCGTGTCGGCGCAGCGGCGCGTGTGTCCCCGCGGCACCAAGTCCCTTTGCCAGAAGCAGCTGCTCATCCTGCTGTCCAAGGTGCGACTGTGCGGGGGGCGTCCCGCGCGGACGGACCGCGGCCCGG CCCACTTCAACCTGATCCCTGTGGGGCTGCGAGTAGTCACCATCCAGAGTGCCAAGCTGGGTCACTACATGGCCATGAACGCTGAGGGGCTGCTCTACAGCTCG CCGCATTTCACAGCTGAGTGTCGCTTTAAGGAGTGCGTCTTTGAGAATTACTATGTCCTGTACGCCTCTGCTCTCTATCGCCAGCGCCGTTCTGGACGGGCCTGGTACCTGGGCCTGGACAAGGAGGGCCGAGTCATGAAGGGAAATCGAGTCAAGAAGACCAAGGCAGCTGCCCACTTTGTACCCAAGCTCCTGGAGG TGGCCATGTACCGGGAGCCTTCTCTCCACAGTGTCCCTGAGACCTCCCCTTCCAGTCCCCCTGCCCCCTGA
- the FGF11 gene encoding fibroblast growth factor 11 isoform X1 produces the protein MAALASSLIRQKREVREPGGSRPVSAQRRVCPRGTKSLCQKQLLILLSKVRLCGGRPARTDRGPEPQLKGIVTKLFCRQGFYLQANPDGSIQGTPEDTSSFTHFNLIPVGLRVVTIQSAKLGHYMAMNAEGLLYSSPHFTAECRFKECVFENYYVLYASALYRQRRSGRAWYLGLDKEGRVMKGNRVKKTKAAAHFVPKLLEVAMYREPSLHSVPETSPSSPPAP, from the exons ATGGCGGCACTGGCCAGTAGCCTGATTCGGCAGAAGCGGGAGGTCCGCGAGCCCGGGGGCAGCCGGCCCGTGTCGGCGCAGCGGCGCGTGTGTCCCCGCGGCACCAAGTCCCTTTGCCAGAAGCAGCTGCTCATCCTGCTGTCCAAGGTGCGACTGTGCGGGGGGCGTCCCGCGCGGACGGACCGCGGCCCGG AACCTCAGCTCAAAGGCATCGTCACCAAACTGTTCTGCCGCCAGGGTTTCTACCTCCAGGCGAATCCCGACGGGAGCATCCAGGGCACCCCAGAGGACACCAGCTCTTTCA CCCACTTCAACCTGATCCCTGTGGGGCTGCGAGTAGTCACCATCCAGAGTGCCAAGCTGGGTCACTACATGGCCATGAACGCTGAGGGGCTGCTCTACAGCTCG CCGCATTTCACAGCTGAGTGTCGCTTTAAGGAGTGCGTCTTTGAGAATTACTATGTCCTGTACGCCTCTGCTCTCTATCGCCAGCGCCGTTCTGGACGGGCCTGGTACCTGGGCCTGGACAAGGAGGGCCGAGTCATGAAGGGAAATCGAGTCAAGAAGACCAAGGCAGCTGCCCACTTTGTACCCAAGCTCCTGGAGG TGGCCATGTACCGGGAGCCTTCTCTCCACAGTGTCCCTGAGACCTCCCCTTCCAGTCCCCCTGCCCCCTGA
- the CHRNB1 gene encoding acetylcholine receptor subunit beta, which translates to MTPGALLLLLLGVLGAHLAPGARGSEAEGRLREKLFSGYDSTVRPAREVGDRVWVSIGLTLAQLISLNEKDEEMSTKVYLDLEWTDYRLSWDPEEHEGIDSLRISAESVWLPDVVLLNNNDGNFDVALDINVVVSSDGSMRWQPPGIYRSSCSIQVTYFPFDWQNCTMVFSSYSYDSSEVSLQTGLSPEGQERQEVYIHEGTFIENGQWEIIHKPSRLIQPSVDPRGGGEGRREEVTFYLIIRRKPLFYLVNVIAPCILITLLAIFVFYLPPDAGEKMGLSIFALLTLTVFLLLLADKVPETSLSVPIIIKYLMFTMVLVTFSVILSVVVLNLHHRSPHTHQMPLWVRQIFIHKLPLYLGLKRPKPERDQMQEPPSIAPRDSPGSGWGRGTDEYFIRKPPNDFLFPKPNRFQPELSAPDLRRFIDGPNRAVGLPPELREVVSSISYIARQLQEQEDHDVLKEDWQFVAMVVDRLFLWTFIIFTSVGTLVIFLDATYHLPPADPFP; encoded by the exons ATGACCCCAGGGGCGCTGCTTCTGCTCCTGCTGGGGGTGCTGGGGGCGCATCTCGCCCCGG gcgccCGCGGCTCGGAGGCGGAGGGCCGACTCCGCGAGAAACTTTTCTCAGGCTATGATAGCACGGTGCGGCCGGCGCGGGAGGTGGGAGACCGTGTCTGGGTCAGCATTGGTCTCACCCTGGCGCAACTCATCAGCCTG AACGAGAAGGATGAGGAGATGAGCACAAAAGTCTACTTAGACCTG GAATGGACTGACTACAGGCTCAGCTGGGACCCTGAGGAGCACGAGGGCATCGATTCACTCCGCATCTCAGCGGAATCCGTGTGGCTACCCGACGTGGTGCTCCTAAACAA TAACGATGGAAATTTTGATGTTGCTCTGGACATCAACGTCGTGGTGTCCTCCGACGGCTCCATGCGCTGGCAGCCCCCGGGCATCTATCGCAGCAGCTGCAGCATCCAG GTCACCTACTTCCCCTTTGACTGGCAGAACTGCACCATGGTGTTCAGTTCCTATAGCTATGACAGCTCAGAGGTCAGCCTGCAAACTGGCTTGAGTCCTGAGGGGCAGGAGCGGCAGGAAGTGTATATTCATGAAGGGACCTTTATTG AGAATGGCCAATGGGAGATTATCCACAAGCCTTCTCGGCTAATTCAGCCTTCAGTGGATCCTAGGGGAGGCGGGGAAGGACGACGTGAAGAAGTCACCTTCTACCTCATCATTCGCCGGAAGCCTCTCTTTTACCTGGTCAACGTCATTGCCCCATGCATCCTCATCACTCTCCTGGCCATCTTTGTCTTCTACCTGCCACCGGATGCAG GAGAGAAGATGGGGCTCTCCATCTTTGCCCTGTTGACCCTCActgtgttcctgctgctgctggcagACAAAGTACCTGAGACCTCCCTGTCTGTCCCCATCATTATCAAGTACCTCATGTTCACCATGGTCCTCGTCACCTTCTCAGTCATCCTTAGTGTTGTGGTCCTCAACTTGCACCATCGCTCACCCCACACCCACCAAATGCCCCTTTGGGTTCGTCAG ATCTTTATCCACAAACTCCCTCTGTACCTGGGTCTGAAGAGGCCCAAACCTGAGAGAGACCAGATGCAGGAGCCACCTTCCATAgctcccagggattctccaggaagtgGCTGGGGTCGGGGAACAGATGAATATTTCATCCGCAAGCCACCAAATGATTTTCTCTTCCCCAAACCCAACAG GTTCCAGCCTGAACTGTCTGCTCCAGACCTGCGGCGATTTATCGATGGTCCAAACCGGGCTGTGGGTCTCCCTCCTGAGCTACGGGAGGTCGTTTCTTCGATCAGCTACATCGCTCGACAGCTGCAGGAACAGGAAGACCATGACGTG CTGAAGGAGGACTGGCAATTTGTGGCCATGGTAGTGGACCGCCTCTTCCTATGGACCTTCATCATCTTCACGAGCGTTGGGACCCTCGTCATCTTTCTGGATGCCACGTACCACTTGCCCCCCGCCGACCCTTTTCCTTGA
- the FGF11 gene encoding fibroblast growth factor 11 isoform X2, with the protein MAALASSLIRQKREVREPGGSRPVSAQRRVCPRGTKSLCQKQLLILLSKVRLCGGRPARTDRGPEPQLKGIVTKLFCRQGFYLQANPDGSIQGTPEDTSSFTHFNLIPVGLRVVTIQSAKLGHYMAMNAEGLLYSSRRSGRAWYLGLDKEGRVMKGNRVKKTKAAAHFVPKLLEVAMYREPSLHSVPETSPSSPPAP; encoded by the exons ATGGCGGCACTGGCCAGTAGCCTGATTCGGCAGAAGCGGGAGGTCCGCGAGCCCGGGGGCAGCCGGCCCGTGTCGGCGCAGCGGCGCGTGTGTCCCCGCGGCACCAAGTCCCTTTGCCAGAAGCAGCTGCTCATCCTGCTGTCCAAGGTGCGACTGTGCGGGGGGCGTCCCGCGCGGACGGACCGCGGCCCGG AACCTCAGCTCAAAGGCATCGTCACCAAACTGTTCTGCCGCCAGGGTTTCTACCTCCAGGCGAATCCCGACGGGAGCATCCAGGGCACCCCAGAGGACACCAGCTCTTTCA CCCACTTCAACCTGATCCCTGTGGGGCTGCGAGTAGTCACCATCCAGAGTGCCAAGCTGGGTCACTACATGGCCATGAACGCTGAGGGGCTGCTCTACAGCTCG CGCCGTTCTGGACGGGCCTGGTACCTGGGCCTGGACAAGGAGGGCCGAGTCATGAAGGGAAATCGAGTCAAGAAGACCAAGGCAGCTGCCCACTTTGTACCCAAGCTCCTGGAGG TGGCCATGTACCGGGAGCCTTCTCTCCACAGTGTCCCTGAGACCTCCCCTTCCAGTCCCCCTGCCCCCTGA
- the ZBTB4 gene encoding zinc finger and BTB domain-containing protein 4 isoform X1: MPPPAEVTDPSHAPAVLRQLNEQRLRGLFCDVTLIAGDTKFPAHRSVLAASSPFFREALLASAPLPLPPITGGSAPNPTTTTAASSSSSSSSSSSSSSSSSSSSSPSPASPSASSPPRVLELPGVPAAAFSDVLNFIYSARLALPGGGGDGAAVAEIGALGRRLGISRLQGLGEGGDAWVPPAPVPMATSQPEEDSFGPGPRPAGEWEGDRAEAQGPDSQPALSRRPLPCPRCGKSFIHPKRLQTHEAQCRREASARGSAGLGARGSVPSGPAGVDASALPPAVGFRGGPEHVVKVVGGHVLYVCAACERSYVTLSSLKRHSNVHSWRRKYPCRYCEKVFALAEYRTKHEVWHTGERRYQCIFCWETFVTYYNLKTHQRAFHGISPSLLASEKTPNGGYKPKLNTLKLYRLLPMRAAKRPYKTYSQGAPEAPLSPSLNTAAPVAMPASSPPGPAPAPEPGPPPSVITFAHPAPSVIVHGGSSSGGAGSGPASTGGAQAASVITYTAPPRPPKKREYPPPPPEPAAAPTSPATAGSPATAAGPATAMEEAKGRNPRATRTLTYTAKPAGGIGGGAGPPAGPGRGPSQLQAPPPLCQITVRIGEEAIVKRRISETDLRPGELSGEEMEESEEEEEDEEEEEEEEEEGQGESKAGGEDQLWRPYYSYKPKRKAGAVAPASSGGSGMPRSRRPPRWRQKLERRSWEETPAADGPTGRARGERRHRCEDCAQTFASLRKLRKHQESHSGGPHSSRSGRKPSTRLTCPHCAKVCKTAAALSRHGQRHAAERPGGTPTPVIAYSKGSTGARAGEIKEEAPQEMQVSSSSGEAGGGGGSAPAEEASEPASLQDPVISGGEEPSVGAGGATYAYPPVQEFPLALIGSGRESGSGRGKGGSEGPGGAGGGDRMEAMGAAKVTFYPEPYPLVYGPQLLAAYPYNFSNLAALPVALNMVLPDEKGGGALPFLPGVFGYAVNPQAAAPTPPTPPPPTLPPPVAPKGEGERAGVERTQKGDVG, translated from the exons ATGCCACCCCCAGCAGAGGTGACAGACCCATCCCATGCGCCCGCCGTTCTGCGCCAGCTCAATGAACAGCGGCTTCGCGGCCTCTTCTGTGACGTCACCCTCATAGCCGGAGATACCAAGTTCCCCGCTCACCGCAGCGTTCTGGCTGCTTCTAGTCCCTTCTTCAGAGAGGCACTGCTGGCTTCAGCTCCACTGCCCCTCCCACCCATCACTGGGGGCTCAGCCcccaaccccaccaccaccacagcggcctcctcctcctcctcttcctcctcttcctcttcctcctcctcctcctcctcttcctcctcctctccctctccagctTCACCTTCAGCTTCATCCCCACCTCGGGTCCTGGAGCTGCCTGGGGTCCCAGCAGCTGCCTTCTCTGATGTCCTCAATTTCATCTACAGTGCCCGGCTGGCATTGCCTGGTGGTGGAGGGGACGGGGCAGCTGTGGCAGAGATCGGTGCTCTGGGACGGCGTCTGGGCATCTCCCGCctgcagggcctgggggaggggggtgatGCCTGGGTGCCTCCTGCTCCAGTTCCCATGGCCACCTCACAGCCTGAGGAGGACAGCTTTGGGCCTGGGCCTAGGCCagctggggagtgggagggggacAGGGCTGAGGCCCAGGGCCCTGACTCACAGCCTGCCTTGTCCCGgcggcccctcccctgcccccgatGTGGGAAAAGCTTCATCCATCCCAAGCGGCTACAGACCCATGAGGCCCAGTGCCGGAGGGAGGCCAGCGCTCGGGGGTCCGCAGGGCTGGGAGCCAGGGGTTCTGTCCCCAGTGGCCCTGCAGGAGTGGACGCCTCAGCCCTGCCCCCAGCGGTAGGCTTCCGAGGTGGTCCTGAGCACGTGGTGAAGGTGGTGGGTGGCCACGTGCTCTATGTGTGCGCGGCCTGTGAGCGTTCCTACGTGACCCTGTCCAGCCTAAAGCGGCACAGCAACGTACACTCATGGCGGAGGAAGTACCCCTGCCGCTACTGCGAGAAGGTGTTCGCACTGGCTGAGTACCGAACCAAACACGAGGTGTGGCACACCGGGGAGCGCAG GTACCAGTGCATCTTCTGCTGGGAGACCTTTGTCACTTACTATAACCTGAAGACCCACCAGCGAGCCTTCCACGGCATTAGCCCAAGCCTCCTGGCCAGCGAGAAGACGCCCAATGGAGGCTATAAGCCCAAGCTCAATACCCTCAAGCTGTACCGCCTGCTCCCCATGCGGGCGGCCAAGCGGCCCTACAAGACCTACAGCCAGGGAGCCCCCGAGGCCCCCCTCTCTCCAAGCCTCAACACAGCGGCCCCTGTGGCGATGCCAGCCAGCTCGCCACCCGGACCCGCACCTGCCCCAGAGCCTGGCCCCCCACCATCTGTCATCACTTTTGCCCACCCGGCTCCCTCAGTCATTGTACATGGGGGCAGCAGCAGTGGTGGAGCAGGGAGTGGGCCGGCCAGCACAGGGGGGGCCCAAGCCGCCTCAGTCATCACTTACACTGCTCCCCCACGGCCCCCCAAAAAACGTGAGTACCCACCTCCTCCCCCCGAACCTGCAGCCGCACCAACCAGCCCAGCCACAGCAGGCAGCCCAGCCACAGCCGCAGGGCCCGCCACAGCCATGGAGGAGGCCAAGGGCCGGAACCCACGGGCCACGAGGACTCTGACGTACACGGCCAAGCCAGCTGGCGGGATTGGCGGGGGCGCGGGTCCCCCTGCAGGGCCTGGCCGGGGCCCCTCTCAGCTCCAGGCTCCACCGCCACTGTGTCAGATCACTGTGCGAATCGGTGAGGAGGCGATTGTCAAGCGCCGCATCTCAGAAACAGACCTGCGTCCCGGGGAGCTAAGCGGCGAGGAGATGGAGGAgagcgaggaggaggaggaggacgaggaagaggaagaggaggaggaggaggaggggcagggggagtCCAAGGCTGGCGGGGAGGACCAGCTCTGGAGGCCCTACTACTCCTACAAGCCCAAGCGCAAGGCTGGAGCTGTGGCCCCGGCTAGCAGCGGGGGCAGCGGGATGCCCAGAAGCCGCCGGCCACCTCGCTGGAGACAGAAGCTGGAAcggaggagctgggaggagacCCCAGCAGCCGACGGCCCCACGGGGCGTGCCCGTGGTGAGAGGAGACACCGCTGTGAGGACTGTGCCCAGACATTTGCCAGCCTGAGGAAGCTGCGCAAGCACCAGGAGTCCCACAGCGGGGGCCCCCACAGCTCCCGGTCTGGACGGAAGCCCTCCACCCGCCTCACCTGCCCTCACTGCGCCAAGGTGTGCAAGACGGCCGCTGCCCTGAGCCGCCATGGGCAGAGGCACGCCGCCGAGCGACCCGGGGGCACCCCCACGCCTGTCATTGCCTACTCAAAGGGCAGCACTGGTGCCAGAGCCGGGGAGATTAAGGAGGAGGCCCCCCAAGAGATGCAGGTCTCTTCCTCCAGCGGGGAGGCAGGTGGTGGAGGCGGGAGTGCTCCTGCTGAGGAAGCTTCTGAGCCTGCCTCGCTCCAGGACCCTGTCATCTCAGGAGGGGAGGAGCCCTCcgtgggggcaggaggggccaCCTATGCATACCCACCTGTGCAGGAATTTCCACTGGCTCTGATTGGGAGCGGCCGGGAATCAGGCAGTGGCAGGGGAAAAGGTGGGAGTGAGGGGCCAGGTGGGGCTGGCGGGGGAGACCGGATGGAGGCGATGGGAGCTGCCAAAGTCACCTTCTACCCTGAGCCCTACCCACTCGTCTATGGTCCCCAGCTCCTCGCCGCCTACCCTTACAACTTCAGCAACCTGGCCGCTCTCCCGGTCGCTCTTAACATGGTCCTACCTGATGAGAAGGGTGGGGGGGCCCTTCCCTTCCTACCAGGGGTCTTTGGCTACGCAGTCAATCCTCAAGCAGCAGCCCctacccccccaaccccaccacccCCAACTCTTCCTCCACCGGTTGCCcccaagggagaaggggagagggcaggggttGAAAGAACCCAGAAGGGAGATGTGGGGTGA